One segment of Hemicordylus capensis ecotype Gifberg chromosome 8, rHemCap1.1.pri, whole genome shotgun sequence DNA contains the following:
- the LOC128333554 gene encoding uncharacterized protein LOC128333554 isoform X2, with the protein MGLREIPACRLGEAAAPVCADNTERGWTKGLTREGRRRGVIPAAGGAEAKVIAAPQKKGGLMRFGALSPTDTHPAMKPPRLARKRRVAWRVCAGRQPALLPQAPPRTSSRDRPPPPPPPGSRSWQGPPWVCAAAAEEESERPAEEEQKAIPPPRTSCWLLLLLSRVTFPLVSSRFALQPARDGCRASKFRL; encoded by the exons atggggctgagagagattcctgcctgccgccttggagaagccgctgccccagtctgtgcagacaatactgagcggggatggaccaagggtctgactcg GGAGGGGAGGAGACGAGGCGTGATTCCTGCtgcgggaggagcagaagcaaagGTGATTGCCGCCCCCCAGAAGAAGGGGGGACTGATGAGATTCGGGGCGCTGAGCCCCACAGACACCCATCCCGCTATGAAGCCCCCGCGGCTGGCACGAAAGCGGAGAGTTGCCTGGCGAGTGTGCGCCGGGCGCCAGCCGGCTTTGCTCCCGCAAGCCCCGCCGCGGACCTCCTCGCGGGatcgcccgccgccgccgccgccgccgggctctCGCTCCTGGCAAGGGCCTCCTTGGGTGTGCGCGGCGGCGGCAGAAGAAGAGTCCGAAAGGCCCGCGGAGGAGGAGCAAAAGGCCATCCCGCCGCCACGGAcgagctgctggctgctgctgctgctctcccggGTCACCTTTCCGCTCGTCTCCTCTCGTTTTG